Proteins found in one Neodiprion lecontei isolate iyNeoLeco1 chromosome 6, iyNeoLeco1.1, whole genome shotgun sequence genomic segment:
- the LOC107225435 gene encoding transcription factor SPT20 homolog isoform X1: MIGTVSSLEDACRQAQDMIDQVPGCWKEFQTQNCLNSPLNPIQCGNKKEQNHSKRSIQSKLTRLYFEELSKVPHATPDSVLNNLENECDLLGRLVQREGLHTLIVNLYAGNKGYSLGIRNSSETGHTFDKNTLLSETQLMGYEQGELLSSIDNGQLPAILAEQLEGSHSHLFYDGCIIAEVRDYRKAFPHAKPEVHHVLLKPTTQSVLSDVSTLTSDGDWSHEERLVLESHLVAATQGPLCLDPSPAPSLATTRIRQSKALITDHQLMRQAKKFSQVTVNRKRKLEQLAQPEGLTIQDLMQKLRTKRGLSTTTACPPPSLVNPPLLPPSTPIDVLRYAKAYERPRETRDCLPQLIEEYILETERGQGRIYHIKLSILQRPSNSEYLGELYVDRDHREGEKNGSACRFSLGTRAQANHYIQQFTEIFTEEGRKNVRIKHVVPGQPPRVTCTPGMQRAHQQAQAQAAQIVAQQLQQAQSQHVAQQILTRAQGQLNTLTSQVASMKTASDASSSCQANLASLDLSVVPSTAEATTSNSIPAMSNGMLHNTATVQVDASPMPGADVNSCNGSGILVFQQKPAPCVNNISATNVPVLQAQLQAGTQGNIRETSSQSQGETSFKKHSTNPAISALVTSLMNSAQQFQQQAAANAAAAAMNNSAQASTKSNNTAILSLLNSSPANLTQQKTQPRRISLNATIPPRVIGHGNVITVPNTTGQIAKPVTFQVRVSFAPALTGQLAGKQAVRLARVQDPASTLGLSMPGLSALLAGTPSADNPIPGINTTSSLLERLTASSSQSSQPSSPMTSPPATNVNLQGVNLTSLPNSINGLQNVQVSFPGLSQPITMSLNVSAATGSVTPSGVIVSVPISSGTNTCTTVSSMVSATVVTTAVSGSSPTVVIANPANTHLSLPIAQIIPSGVKGLSQQNMHSTNSVTLSQGGPAIQLVGSQRQRLNQIARHVQPNQAKPTIMPSQLVTVAKPVPANHLILSGNKQVLTPIGGSKPVLMATQAPSSARVVSANKQTLLTKSLHTRLSTGSTNLQPQSLGITGLSQQQLQRTLVKPVQLQQLQCLAAQHKAVVVAGNSPNRTQLQQQRNKSTPGEDSL; encoded by the exons ATGATTGGCACAGTGTCCAGTTTGGAAGATGCTTGTCGTCAAGCTCAG GATATGATTGACCAAGTGCCTGGGTGCTGGAAAGAGTTTCAGACTCAGAATTGTCTAAATTCACCCTTAAATCCAATTCAATGTGGCAATAAAAAGGAACAAAATCACTCTAAGCGTAGCATTCAGTCAAAATTGACAAGACTATATTTTGAGGAGTTGTCAAAAGTTCCACACGCAACACCTGACTCTGTTCTG AACAATCTCGAAAATGAGTGCGACCTTCTGGGTAGATTGGTACAAAGAGAAGGCCTCCATACGTTAATTGTAAATCTCTATGCTGGCAATAAAGGATACTCATTAGGGATAAGAAACAG CAGTGAAACAGGACATACATTCGATAAAAACACATTATTATCTGAGACTCAGTTAATGGGGTATGAGCAAGGGGAACTATTATCCTCAATAGACAATGGACAATTGCCTGCGATCCTAGCTGAACAATTAGAAGGAAGTCATTCGCATTTATTTTACGATGGATGTATTATTGCCGAAGTACGAGATTACCGTAAAGCCTTTCCTCACGCCAAGCCTGAAGTACATCATGTTCTTCTCAAGCCTACAACACAA AGTGTACTCTCGGATGTCTCGACACTAACAAGCGATGGAGATTGGAGCCATGAAGAACGACTCGTCTTGGAGTCTCATCTGGTGGCTGCTACACAGGGACCGCTTTGCCTGGATCCCAGTCCAGCGCCTAGTTTGGCAACTACTCGGATACGTCAGTCGAAGGCCCTAATTACTGATCATCAGTTAATGCGGCAGGctaaaaagttttctcag GTTACAGTAAATCGAAAGAGAAAATTAGAACAGCTTGCACAGCCTGAGGGCTTGACAATTCAAGACTTGATGCAGAAATTACGTACAAAAAGGGGACTATCAACAACCACTGCCTGCCCACCACCGTCTCTTGTTAATCCTCCACTTCTTCCACCGAGCACACCGATTGATGTTCTAAG GTATGCGAAGGCGTACGAGCGACCACGGGAAACACGAGACTGTCTACCACAACTTATAGAAGAATATATATTAGAGACTGAAAGGGGCCAAGGTCGAATATATCATATAAAGCTTTCGATTCTACAGAGACCTTCGAATTCTGAGTACCTTGGTGAGCTTTATGTAGATCGAGATCAtcgagaaggagaaaaaaatggatcGGCTTGTCG GTTCAGTCTTGGTACTAGAGCACAGGCAAATCATTATATACAGCAATTTACGGAAATATTTACAGAGGAAGGTAGGAAAAATGTGCGAATAAAACATGTTGTACCAGGGCAGCCCCCTCGTGTTACCTGTACTCCTGGAATGCAGCGTGCGCATCAACAG GCACAAGCACAAGCAGCTCAAATTGTAGCCCAGCAACTGCAACAAGCCCAATCGCAGCACGTCGCCCAGCAG ATCCTTACAAGAGCTCAAGGACAATTGAATACCTTAACAAGCCAAGTAGCTTCCATGAAAACTGCATCAGATGCATCGAGCTCCTGTCAAGCTAATTTGGCAAGCTTGGATCTATCGGTTGTTCCATCTACGGCAGAAGCAACAACATCTAATTCAATTCCAGCGATGAGTAACGGCATGCTACATAATACAGCTACTGTTCAAGTAGATGCTTCACCGATGCCGGGAGCCGACGTTAATTCCTGTAACGGTTCAGGAATCTTAGTGTTTCAGCAAAAGCCTGCCCCTTGTGTAAACAATATATCAGCTACGAATGTTCCTGTTCTG CAAGCCCAACTGCAAGCTGGTACCCAGGGTAACATTAGAGAGACTTCGAGTCAGAGTCAGGGAGAGACATCTTTCAAAAAGCACTCTACGAATCCTGCAATAAGTGCTCTTGTTACTTCTCTCATGAATTCAGCACAACAATTTCAGCAGCAAGCTGCAG CTAATGCAGCTGCTGCAGCCATGAACAATAGCGCGCAGGCTAGTACAAAATCGAATAACACTGCTATTCTTAGCTTACTGAACAGCAGTCCTGCCAATTTAACTCAGCAGAAGACTCAACCTCGAAGGATCTCCTTAAATGCTACTATACCACCTAGGGTGATCGGGCATGGCAATGTGATCACCGTTCCTAATACTACAGGCCAG ATAGCAAAACCTGTTACATTCCAGGTGAGGGTAAGTTTTGCCCCTGCTTTGACGGGGCAGCTAGCAGGAAAACAGGCTGTGCGATTGGCTAGGGTACAAGATCCTGCTTCCACGCTCGGACTTTCAATGCCCGGATTGTCTGCTTTGCTCGCTG GTACACCTTCGGCTGACAACCCGATTCCTGGAATTAATACAACTTCCTCTTTATTGGAGAGGCTAACAGCCTCCTCGAGTCAAAGTAGCCAACCATCTAGCCCTATGACTAGTCCACCAGCAACGAATGTGAATTTACAGGGAGTCAATCTCACTAGTCTACCCAATTCAATAAATGGTCTACAAAATGTTCAG GTCTCTTTTCCTGGTTTATCTCAACCAATAACGATGTCACTCAATGTTTCGGCAGCTACAGGATCAGTTACCCCGAGTGGAGTAATCGTATCTGTTCCAATATCATCTGGTACCAATACGTGCACGACTGTTTCCAGT ATGGTATCTGCAACTGTTGTAACTACTGCAGTGTCTGGGAGTAGTCCGACAGTAGTAATTGCTAACCCTGCCAATACTCATTTGTCATTACCAATTG CTCAAATCATACCATCAGGAGTAAAAGGCTTATCACAACAAAACATGCATAGTACTAATTCAGTTACTCTTTCACAg GGAGGACCGGCGATACAGCTTGTTGGATCTCAGAGGCAGCGGCTTAATCAAATCGCCCGTCACGTACAGCCAAATCAAGCTAAACCAACTATTATGCCGAGCCAGTTAGTAACTGTTGCAAAACCTGTACCAGCAAATCATCTGATTTTGTCTGGTAATAAACAGGTGTTAACTCCAATTGGAG GTAGCAAACCAGTGCTGATGGCGACTCAAGCTCCATCTTCCGCTAGGGTAGTATCTGCAAATAAGCAAACATTGCTTACAAAGTCTTTGCACACACGACTATCTACAGGATCCACTAACCTGCAGCCTCAGAGCCTTGGCATTACAGGCTTATCGCAGCAACAG TTGCAGAGGACCCTTGTGAAGCCGGTCCAGCTGCAACAATTACAATGTTTAGCTGCTCAACATAAGGCAGTTGTAGTAGCTGGAAACTCGCCAAATAGGACGCAATTGCAACAACAGCGAAATAAATCTACTCCCGGGGAAGACTCTCTCTGA
- the LOC107225435 gene encoding transcription factor SPT20 homolog isoform X5, producing the protein MLVVKLSSETGHTFDKNTLLSETQLMGYEQGELLSSIDNGQLPAILAEQLEGSHSHLFYDGCIIAEVRDYRKAFPHAKPEVHHVLLKPTTQSVLSDVSTLTSDGDWSHEERLVLESHLVAATQGPLCLDPSPAPSLATTRIRQSKALITDHQLMRQAKKFSQVTVNRKRKLEQLAQPEGLTIQDLMQKLRTKRGLSTTTACPPPSLVNPPLLPPSTPIDVLRYAKAYERPRETRDCLPQLIEEYILETERGQGRIYHIKLSILQRPSNSEYLGELYVDRDHREGEKNGSACRFSLGTRAQANHYIQQFTEIFTEEGRKNVRIKHVVPGQPPRVTCTPGMQRAHQQAQAQAAQIVAQQLQQAQSQHVAQQILTRAQGQLNTLTSQVASMKTASDASSSCQANLASLDLSVVPSTAEATTSNSIPAMSNGMLHNTATVQVDASPMPGADVNSCNGSGILVFQQKPAPCVNNISATNVPVLQAQLQAGTQGNIRETSSQSQGETSFKKHSTNPAISALVTSLMNSAQQFQQQAAANAAAAAMNNSAQASTKSNNTAILSLLNSSPANLTQQKTQPRRISLNATIPPRVIGHGNVITVPNTTGQIAKPVTFQVRVSFAPALTGQLAGKQAVRLARVQDPASTLGLSMPGLSALLAGTPSADNPIPGINTTSSLLERLTASSSQSSQPSSPMTSPPATNVNLQGVNLTSLPNSINGLQNVQVSFPGLSQPITMSLNVSAATGSVTPSGVIVSVPISSGTNTCTTVSSMVSATVVTTAVSGSSPTVVIANPANTHLSLPIAQIIPSGVKGLSQQNMHSTNSVTLSQGGPAIQLVGSQRQRLNQIARHVQPNQAKPTIMPSQLVTVAKPVPANHLILSGNKQVLTPIGGSKPVLMATQAPSSARVVSANKQTLLTKSLHTRLSTGSTNLQPQSLGITGLSQQQLQRTLVKPVQLQQLQCLAAQHKAVVVAGNSPNRTQLQQQRNKSTPGEDSL; encoded by the exons ATGCTTGTCGTCAAGCTCAG CAGTGAAACAGGACATACATTCGATAAAAACACATTATTATCTGAGACTCAGTTAATGGGGTATGAGCAAGGGGAACTATTATCCTCAATAGACAATGGACAATTGCCTGCGATCCTAGCTGAACAATTAGAAGGAAGTCATTCGCATTTATTTTACGATGGATGTATTATTGCCGAAGTACGAGATTACCGTAAAGCCTTTCCTCACGCCAAGCCTGAAGTACATCATGTTCTTCTCAAGCCTACAACACAA AGTGTACTCTCGGATGTCTCGACACTAACAAGCGATGGAGATTGGAGCCATGAAGAACGACTCGTCTTGGAGTCTCATCTGGTGGCTGCTACACAGGGACCGCTTTGCCTGGATCCCAGTCCAGCGCCTAGTTTGGCAACTACTCGGATACGTCAGTCGAAGGCCCTAATTACTGATCATCAGTTAATGCGGCAGGctaaaaagttttctcag GTTACAGTAAATCGAAAGAGAAAATTAGAACAGCTTGCACAGCCTGAGGGCTTGACAATTCAAGACTTGATGCAGAAATTACGTACAAAAAGGGGACTATCAACAACCACTGCCTGCCCACCACCGTCTCTTGTTAATCCTCCACTTCTTCCACCGAGCACACCGATTGATGTTCTAAG GTATGCGAAGGCGTACGAGCGACCACGGGAAACACGAGACTGTCTACCACAACTTATAGAAGAATATATATTAGAGACTGAAAGGGGCCAAGGTCGAATATATCATATAAAGCTTTCGATTCTACAGAGACCTTCGAATTCTGAGTACCTTGGTGAGCTTTATGTAGATCGAGATCAtcgagaaggagaaaaaaatggatcGGCTTGTCG GTTCAGTCTTGGTACTAGAGCACAGGCAAATCATTATATACAGCAATTTACGGAAATATTTACAGAGGAAGGTAGGAAAAATGTGCGAATAAAACATGTTGTACCAGGGCAGCCCCCTCGTGTTACCTGTACTCCTGGAATGCAGCGTGCGCATCAACAG GCACAAGCACAAGCAGCTCAAATTGTAGCCCAGCAACTGCAACAAGCCCAATCGCAGCACGTCGCCCAGCAG ATCCTTACAAGAGCTCAAGGACAATTGAATACCTTAACAAGCCAAGTAGCTTCCATGAAAACTGCATCAGATGCATCGAGCTCCTGTCAAGCTAATTTGGCAAGCTTGGATCTATCGGTTGTTCCATCTACGGCAGAAGCAACAACATCTAATTCAATTCCAGCGATGAGTAACGGCATGCTACATAATACAGCTACTGTTCAAGTAGATGCTTCACCGATGCCGGGAGCCGACGTTAATTCCTGTAACGGTTCAGGAATCTTAGTGTTTCAGCAAAAGCCTGCCCCTTGTGTAAACAATATATCAGCTACGAATGTTCCTGTTCTG CAAGCCCAACTGCAAGCTGGTACCCAGGGTAACATTAGAGAGACTTCGAGTCAGAGTCAGGGAGAGACATCTTTCAAAAAGCACTCTACGAATCCTGCAATAAGTGCTCTTGTTACTTCTCTCATGAATTCAGCACAACAATTTCAGCAGCAAGCTGCAG CTAATGCAGCTGCTGCAGCCATGAACAATAGCGCGCAGGCTAGTACAAAATCGAATAACACTGCTATTCTTAGCTTACTGAACAGCAGTCCTGCCAATTTAACTCAGCAGAAGACTCAACCTCGAAGGATCTCCTTAAATGCTACTATACCACCTAGGGTGATCGGGCATGGCAATGTGATCACCGTTCCTAATACTACAGGCCAG ATAGCAAAACCTGTTACATTCCAGGTGAGGGTAAGTTTTGCCCCTGCTTTGACGGGGCAGCTAGCAGGAAAACAGGCTGTGCGATTGGCTAGGGTACAAGATCCTGCTTCCACGCTCGGACTTTCAATGCCCGGATTGTCTGCTTTGCTCGCTG GTACACCTTCGGCTGACAACCCGATTCCTGGAATTAATACAACTTCCTCTTTATTGGAGAGGCTAACAGCCTCCTCGAGTCAAAGTAGCCAACCATCTAGCCCTATGACTAGTCCACCAGCAACGAATGTGAATTTACAGGGAGTCAATCTCACTAGTCTACCCAATTCAATAAATGGTCTACAAAATGTTCAG GTCTCTTTTCCTGGTTTATCTCAACCAATAACGATGTCACTCAATGTTTCGGCAGCTACAGGATCAGTTACCCCGAGTGGAGTAATCGTATCTGTTCCAATATCATCTGGTACCAATACGTGCACGACTGTTTCCAGT ATGGTATCTGCAACTGTTGTAACTACTGCAGTGTCTGGGAGTAGTCCGACAGTAGTAATTGCTAACCCTGCCAATACTCATTTGTCATTACCAATTG CTCAAATCATACCATCAGGAGTAAAAGGCTTATCACAACAAAACATGCATAGTACTAATTCAGTTACTCTTTCACAg GGAGGACCGGCGATACAGCTTGTTGGATCTCAGAGGCAGCGGCTTAATCAAATCGCCCGTCACGTACAGCCAAATCAAGCTAAACCAACTATTATGCCGAGCCAGTTAGTAACTGTTGCAAAACCTGTACCAGCAAATCATCTGATTTTGTCTGGTAATAAACAGGTGTTAACTCCAATTGGAG GTAGCAAACCAGTGCTGATGGCGACTCAAGCTCCATCTTCCGCTAGGGTAGTATCTGCAAATAAGCAAACATTGCTTACAAAGTCTTTGCACACACGACTATCTACAGGATCCACTAACCTGCAGCCTCAGAGCCTTGGCATTACAGGCTTATCGCAGCAACAG TTGCAGAGGACCCTTGTGAAGCCGGTCCAGCTGCAACAATTACAATGTTTAGCTGCTCAACATAAGGCAGTTGTAGTAGCTGGAAACTCGCCAAATAGGACGCAATTGCAACAACAGCGAAATAAATCTACTCCCGGGGAAGACTCTCTCTGA
- the LOC107225435 gene encoding transcription factor SPT20 homolog isoform X4: MIGTVSSLEDACRQAQDMIDQVPGCWKEFQTQNCLNSPLNPIQCGNKKEQNHSKRSIQSKLTRLYFEELSKVPHATPDSVLNNLENECDLLGRLVQREGLHTLIVNLYAGNKGYSLGIRNSETGHTFDKNTLLSETQLMGYEQGELLSSIDNGQLPAILAEQLEGSHSHLFYDGCIIAEVRDYRKAFPHAKPEVHHVLLKPTTQSVLSDVSTLTSDGDWSHEERLVLESHLVAATQGPLCLDPSPAPSLATTRIRQSKALITDHQLMRQAKKFSQVTVNRKRKLEQLAQPEGLTIQDLMQKLRTKRGLSTTTACPPPSLVNPPLLPPSTPIDVLRYAKAYERPRETRDCLPQLIEEYILETERGQGRIYHIKLSILQRPSNSEYLGELYVDRDHREGEKNGSACRFSLGTRAQANHYIQQFTEIFTEEGRKNVRIKHVVPGQPPRVTCTPGMQRAHQQAQAQAAQIVAQQLQQAQSQHVAQQILTRAQGQLNTLTSQVASMKTASDASSSCQANLASLDLSVVPSTAEATTSNSIPAMSNGMLHNTATVQVDASPMPGADVNSCNGSGILVFQQKPAPCVNNISATNVPVLQAQLQAGTQGNIRETSSQSQGETSFKKHSTNPAISALVTSLMNSAQQFQQQAAANAAAAAMNNSAQASTKSNNTAILSLLNSSPANLTQQKTQPRRISLNATIPPRVIGHGNVITVPNTTGQVRVSFAPALTGQLAGKQAVRLARVQDPASTLGLSMPGLSALLAGTPSADNPIPGINTTSSLLERLTASSSQSSQPSSPMTSPPATNVNLQGVNLTSLPNSINGLQNVQVSFPGLSQPITMSLNVSAATGSVTPSGVIVSVPISSGTNTCTTVSSMVSATVVTTAVSGSSPTVVIANPANTHLSLPIAQIIPSGVKGLSQQNMHSTNSVTLSQGGPAIQLVGSQRQRLNQIARHVQPNQAKPTIMPSQLVTVAKPVPANHLILSGNKQVLTPIGGSKPVLMATQAPSSARVVSANKQTLLTKSLHTRLSTGSTNLQPQSLGITGLSQQQLQRTLVKPVQLQQLQCLAAQHKAVVVAGNSPNRTQLQQQRNKSTPGEDSL, from the exons ATGATTGGCACAGTGTCCAGTTTGGAAGATGCTTGTCGTCAAGCTCAG GATATGATTGACCAAGTGCCTGGGTGCTGGAAAGAGTTTCAGACTCAGAATTGTCTAAATTCACCCTTAAATCCAATTCAATGTGGCAATAAAAAGGAACAAAATCACTCTAAGCGTAGCATTCAGTCAAAATTGACAAGACTATATTTTGAGGAGTTGTCAAAAGTTCCACACGCAACACCTGACTCTGTTCTG AACAATCTCGAAAATGAGTGCGACCTTCTGGGTAGATTGGTACAAAGAGAAGGCCTCCATACGTTAATTGTAAATCTCTATGCTGGCAATAAAGGATACTCATTAGGGATAAGAAACAG TGAAACAGGACATACATTCGATAAAAACACATTATTATCTGAGACTCAGTTAATGGGGTATGAGCAAGGGGAACTATTATCCTCAATAGACAATGGACAATTGCCTGCGATCCTAGCTGAACAATTAGAAGGAAGTCATTCGCATTTATTTTACGATGGATGTATTATTGCCGAAGTACGAGATTACCGTAAAGCCTTTCCTCACGCCAAGCCTGAAGTACATCATGTTCTTCTCAAGCCTACAACACAA AGTGTACTCTCGGATGTCTCGACACTAACAAGCGATGGAGATTGGAGCCATGAAGAACGACTCGTCTTGGAGTCTCATCTGGTGGCTGCTACACAGGGACCGCTTTGCCTGGATCCCAGTCCAGCGCCTAGTTTGGCAACTACTCGGATACGTCAGTCGAAGGCCCTAATTACTGATCATCAGTTAATGCGGCAGGctaaaaagttttctcag GTTACAGTAAATCGAAAGAGAAAATTAGAACAGCTTGCACAGCCTGAGGGCTTGACAATTCAAGACTTGATGCAGAAATTACGTACAAAAAGGGGACTATCAACAACCACTGCCTGCCCACCACCGTCTCTTGTTAATCCTCCACTTCTTCCACCGAGCACACCGATTGATGTTCTAAG GTATGCGAAGGCGTACGAGCGACCACGGGAAACACGAGACTGTCTACCACAACTTATAGAAGAATATATATTAGAGACTGAAAGGGGCCAAGGTCGAATATATCATATAAAGCTTTCGATTCTACAGAGACCTTCGAATTCTGAGTACCTTGGTGAGCTTTATGTAGATCGAGATCAtcgagaaggagaaaaaaatggatcGGCTTGTCG GTTCAGTCTTGGTACTAGAGCACAGGCAAATCATTATATACAGCAATTTACGGAAATATTTACAGAGGAAGGTAGGAAAAATGTGCGAATAAAACATGTTGTACCAGGGCAGCCCCCTCGTGTTACCTGTACTCCTGGAATGCAGCGTGCGCATCAACAG GCACAAGCACAAGCAGCTCAAATTGTAGCCCAGCAACTGCAACAAGCCCAATCGCAGCACGTCGCCCAGCAG ATCCTTACAAGAGCTCAAGGACAATTGAATACCTTAACAAGCCAAGTAGCTTCCATGAAAACTGCATCAGATGCATCGAGCTCCTGTCAAGCTAATTTGGCAAGCTTGGATCTATCGGTTGTTCCATCTACGGCAGAAGCAACAACATCTAATTCAATTCCAGCGATGAGTAACGGCATGCTACATAATACAGCTACTGTTCAAGTAGATGCTTCACCGATGCCGGGAGCCGACGTTAATTCCTGTAACGGTTCAGGAATCTTAGTGTTTCAGCAAAAGCCTGCCCCTTGTGTAAACAATATATCAGCTACGAATGTTCCTGTTCTG CAAGCCCAACTGCAAGCTGGTACCCAGGGTAACATTAGAGAGACTTCGAGTCAGAGTCAGGGAGAGACATCTTTCAAAAAGCACTCTACGAATCCTGCAATAAGTGCTCTTGTTACTTCTCTCATGAATTCAGCACAACAATTTCAGCAGCAAGCTGCAG CTAATGCAGCTGCTGCAGCCATGAACAATAGCGCGCAGGCTAGTACAAAATCGAATAACACTGCTATTCTTAGCTTACTGAACAGCAGTCCTGCCAATTTAACTCAGCAGAAGACTCAACCTCGAAGGATCTCCTTAAATGCTACTATACCACCTAGGGTGATCGGGCATGGCAATGTGATCACCGTTCCTAATACTACAGGCCAG GTGAGGGTAAGTTTTGCCCCTGCTTTGACGGGGCAGCTAGCAGGAAAACAGGCTGTGCGATTGGCTAGGGTACAAGATCCTGCTTCCACGCTCGGACTTTCAATGCCCGGATTGTCTGCTTTGCTCGCTG GTACACCTTCGGCTGACAACCCGATTCCTGGAATTAATACAACTTCCTCTTTATTGGAGAGGCTAACAGCCTCCTCGAGTCAAAGTAGCCAACCATCTAGCCCTATGACTAGTCCACCAGCAACGAATGTGAATTTACAGGGAGTCAATCTCACTAGTCTACCCAATTCAATAAATGGTCTACAAAATGTTCAG GTCTCTTTTCCTGGTTTATCTCAACCAATAACGATGTCACTCAATGTTTCGGCAGCTACAGGATCAGTTACCCCGAGTGGAGTAATCGTATCTGTTCCAATATCATCTGGTACCAATACGTGCACGACTGTTTCCAGT ATGGTATCTGCAACTGTTGTAACTACTGCAGTGTCTGGGAGTAGTCCGACAGTAGTAATTGCTAACCCTGCCAATACTCATTTGTCATTACCAATTG CTCAAATCATACCATCAGGAGTAAAAGGCTTATCACAACAAAACATGCATAGTACTAATTCAGTTACTCTTTCACAg GGAGGACCGGCGATACAGCTTGTTGGATCTCAGAGGCAGCGGCTTAATCAAATCGCCCGTCACGTACAGCCAAATCAAGCTAAACCAACTATTATGCCGAGCCAGTTAGTAACTGTTGCAAAACCTGTACCAGCAAATCATCTGATTTTGTCTGGTAATAAACAGGTGTTAACTCCAATTGGAG GTAGCAAACCAGTGCTGATGGCGACTCAAGCTCCATCTTCCGCTAGGGTAGTATCTGCAAATAAGCAAACATTGCTTACAAAGTCTTTGCACACACGACTATCTACAGGATCCACTAACCTGCAGCCTCAGAGCCTTGGCATTACAGGCTTATCGCAGCAACAG TTGCAGAGGACCCTTGTGAAGCCGGTCCAGCTGCAACAATTACAATGTTTAGCTGCTCAACATAAGGCAGTTGTAGTAGCTGGAAACTCGCCAAATAGGACGCAATTGCAACAACAGCGAAATAAATCTACTCCCGGGGAAGACTCTCTCTGA